The DNA window AGCGCCGAGCCGTCGGCGATATTGCCGCGGTCTGTCAGGCTGAAAATGGTGACCGGTAGCGTCGTCCATCCCGGCGGGTAGATCATGACCGTCGCGCCCAGCTCCCCCATCGACAGCGACAGGCTCAGCGCCAGCGCGGAGATCATCCATGGCGTCATCAGCGGCAGTGTGACATAGCGCAGGCGATACCACGGCGATGCGCCAAGACTGGAGGCGACGTTTTCGATATCGGCGGAAATTCGTGCCAGCCCGGTGGAAACGTTGCTGAAGGTAAAGGCGGAAATCAGCACGAAGTGCGCCGCCAGCACAATCCAGAAGGTGCCGTTCATCTGTAGCGGCCCCTGGCTGAAGGCCACCAGAATACCTAAACCCACGGACACCGATGGAATGGCGCTCGGCAAATAGAACATCAGCCCGAGGTATTTTTGCAGCTTCACACTGTACTGGCGCAGGGCCAGCGCCGCCCACATGCCGCACAGCAGAGCGAACAGGCTGGCGTAGAAACCGACCATCAGGCTGGAAAAGAGCGAATCCCACGCCGCGCCGCGAAACGCGTTAACGAAGTGCCCGAGGGTAAAGCCGGACGGCAGCAGGCCGTTCCACTGCTGACTCAGGCTGGACATTAAAATCACCGCCAGCGGCAGAAAAAAGAACCCGGCAAACAGCGTTACCGCCAACGCACCCGCCGCAGTGCGGCCTTTGCGCGACCAAATCAACATCGTTAGCTCCTTGCGCCGGTACGCGCGGCGGCCAGTCGGTAGAGCATAAACAGCCCCAGCGACAGCAGAATATTTATTAGCGCAATCATGCAGGCCACGCCGTAATCCGATTCGAGAATGGCTTTGCTGTAGACCATCATCGGCAGGGTATTGACCCCTTTAGCGCCGATAAACAGCACAATGCCGAACTCGTTGGTGGTCAGCAGCAGGCACAGGCTGCCGCCTGCCATCAGCGCCGGAAGCGCCGCCGGGAATATCACCTGGCCGATAACCCGCAGCGGATGGGCGCCAAGAATGCTCGCCGCTTCGAGCTGGCTTTTATCAATTTGCCGCAGTCCGGCCATCAGCGGGCGCATCACCAGCGGAGTGAAAACGGTGATTTCCGCCAGAATCACCCCCTGAATCGAATAGAGAAAATCGACCGGCGGCAGTTCGAAAGCAAACAGCGACATCAGCGTGCCGTTCAGCAAGCCCGCCGAACCGTAGATAAAGGTGAATGCGAGAGTGATGAGGAAAGTCGGCAGGGCAATAAAGGTATCAATGACCCGGCCGATAAACTGGCTGCCGGGAAACGGAATAAATACCAGAATCAGCGCCAGCACGCTGCCGAGCAGCAGGCAGCCCAGCGTGGCAAAGACCGCGATTTGCAGCGTATTGAACAATGCGTTAATAAAACGGCGGGATTCCACCACCTGCCAGAAAGTCCCGAGGCTCAGGTGACCGCTGGCATCGCGCAGTGCCT is part of the Klebsiella huaxiensis genome and encodes:
- the phnV gene encoding 2-aminoethylphosphonate ABC transport system, membrane component PhnV, with product MLIWSRKGRTAAGALAVTLFAGFFFLPLAVILMSSLSQQWNGLLPSGFTLGHFVNAFRGAAWDSLFSSLMVGFYASLFALLCGMWAALALRQYSVKLQKYLGLMFYLPSAIPSVSVGLGILVAFSQGPLQMNGTFWIVLAAHFVLISAFTFSNVSTGLARISADIENVASSLGASPWYRLRYVTLPLMTPWMISALALSLSLSMGELGATVMIYPPGWTTLPVTIFSLTDRGNIADGSALTIVLVGVTLLLMIKLERIARRMSQR
- the phnU gene encoding 2-aminoethylphosphonate ABC transporter permease subunit → MSQTLTLVRSPLNLRPFLWLLLPLLVLATLFFYPLLLIAEQALRDASGHLSLGTFWQVVESRRFINALFNTLQIAVFATLGCLLLGSVLALILVFIPFPGSQFIGRVIDTFIALPTFLITLAFTFIYGSAGLLNGTLMSLFAFELPPVDFLYSIQGVILAEITVFTPLVMRPLMAGLRQIDKSQLEAASILGAHPLRVIGQVIFPAALPALMAGGSLCLLLTTNEFGIVLFIGAKGVNTLPMMVYSKAILESDYGVACMIALINILLSLGLFMLYRLAAARTGARS